From the genome of Limisalsivibrio acetivorans, one region includes:
- a CDS encoding helix-turn-helix domain-containing protein: protein MIGSRLKELIKQNNIKQKDLCEATGISSSRISNYIHNNRNPDLETLSRIAAFFKVELDYFVQDVSSPPTPPDIPSPRVKLSRILLSNNPGMQPPFWVEVDIDILEPSIHSGQIMYIDRAAPPFGDRDSILMAYNGNAGIYKAYRENRRTILKPESRDTDLVIIPDDEKMDKSDKFFRIHWVAEKIFPG from the coding sequence ATGATAGGTAGCAGGCTCAAAGAGTTAATCAAACAAAACAACATTAAGCAGAAGGATCTTTGTGAGGCCACAGGCATCTCTTCCTCACGTATATCGAACTACATCCACAACAACCGCAACCCAGACCTCGAAACCTTGAGCAGGATAGCCGCATTCTTTAAGGTTGAGCTGGATTATTTCGTGCAGGATGTCTCGTCACCACCAACCCCTCCGGATATCCCCTCCCCGAGGGTGAAGCTCTCCAGGATCCTGCTCTCCAACAATCCCGGCATGCAGCCCCCTTTCTGGGTTGAGGTCGACATAGATATCCTCGAACCATCAATTCATTCCGGGCAAATCATGTACATTGACAGGGCCGCTCCACCCTTCGGTGACAGGGACTCCATACTCATGGCATATAACGGCAACGCCGGTATATACAAAGCCTATAGGGAAAACAGGAGAACTATCCTTAAGCCAGAATCGAGGGACACCGATCTCGTTATTATTCCAGATGATGAAAAAATGGATAAAAGTGATAAATTCTTCCGAATACATTGGGTAGCTGAAAAGATCTTTCCAGGCTGA